Proteins from a genomic interval of Niabella soli DSM 19437:
- a CDS encoding neutral/alkaline non-lysosomal ceramidase N-terminal domain-containing protein, giving the protein MKYVTKSLGLLLCLIVTLAISCKDQHPEKLKGGVALMNITPPVGARLAGHFYEAFSTGVHDSIWAKAIVLEQGNQKFAFVFCDLIGITRDISTQARKLASTATEIPLQNILVAATHSHTGPLFYGFQHTYFHNKAIADDGVDEHEKADYPDFLIHQIEKAVVKANESVMPISIEAGVGREDGLSFNRRYYMKNGTVLFNPGPLNPDIVGPAGPIDPEVGILLLRNAGSKDYMGGLTVFAMHADCIGGTKMSADYPYYLEQTLKKKFGQQFFSAFSLGPAGDINDVDIKKDQPIYSDSNTQKIGSTLGQVVIQAVPELKRITQPSFASFSSKILVPLQVPSRAQIDSADVLINNLYKVSQTGAYIRNAGGESGDFLKRVEMSKYLALKDQKPAVDAEVQVFRIDSRTAIVGLPGEIFSELGLDLKKRSPFENTIVMTVCNDRISYIPTIKAFKEGSYEVTNSIIKPGGGEMLVETAVKLLKEAKDGLK; this is encoded by the coding sequence ATGAAGTACGTAACAAAATCTTTGGGCTTGCTGCTATGCTTAATAGTCACACTTGCCATTTCCTGTAAAGACCAGCATCCGGAAAAGCTAAAAGGAGGCGTGGCCTTAATGAATATTACACCTCCCGTTGGCGCCCGGCTGGCCGGACATTTTTATGAAGCATTTTCCACAGGGGTTCACGATTCGATCTGGGCAAAAGCGATCGTACTGGAACAGGGAAATCAAAAGTTCGCCTTTGTTTTCTGTGACCTGATCGGCATAACGCGGGATATCAGCACACAGGCGCGAAAACTGGCAAGCACCGCAACCGAAATTCCGCTTCAAAATATCCTGGTTGCAGCAACGCATAGTCATACGGGACCTTTATTTTATGGTTTTCAGCATACCTATTTTCATAATAAAGCAATTGCGGACGATGGAGTAGATGAGCATGAGAAAGCTGACTATCCTGATTTTTTGATCCATCAAATTGAAAAAGCGGTTGTAAAAGCAAACGAAAGCGTTATGCCCATTTCGATCGAAGCAGGTGTTGGCCGGGAGGATGGACTTTCTTTCAACCGCCGCTATTATATGAAAAACGGAACGGTCCTTTTTAACCCGGGGCCGCTGAATCCCGATATTGTTGGCCCGGCAGGCCCCATTGATCCGGAAGTTGGAATACTGCTGTTGCGTAATGCCGGATCAAAAGACTATATGGGGGGGCTGACGGTTTTTGCCATGCATGCGGACTGCATAGGCGGTACGAAAATGAGCGCAGATTATCCTTATTACCTGGAACAAACCCTCAAAAAAAAGTTTGGCCAGCAATTCTTTTCTGCATTTTCTCTTGGCCCTGCCGGTGATATAAACGATGTAGACATTAAAAAAGATCAGCCGATCTATAGTGATTCGAACACGCAAAAAATCGGCAGCACCTTGGGTCAGGTTGTAATTCAGGCTGTACCGGAACTCAAGAGGATCACCCAACCATCCTTCGCTTCATTTTCATCTAAGATATTAGTGCCCTTGCAGGTCCCTTCCCGTGCACAGATCGATTCTGCGGATGTGCTGATTAACAATCTTTATAAGGTTAGCCAAACCGGCGCCTATATTAGAAATGCCGGAGGAGAATCGGGCGATTTTTTAAAGCGGGTGGAAATGAGTAAATACCTGGCTTTAAAAGATCAGAAGCCGGCGGTTGATGCAGAGGTCCAGGTTTTCAGGATAGATTCCCGGACCGCGATCGTAGGCCTTCCGGGCGAAATTTTTTCCGAACTGGGGCTTGATCTTAAAAAAAGATCTCCTTTTGAAAATACAATTGTAATGACGGTATGTAATGACAGGATCAGTTATATACCAACAATAAAAGCATTTAAAGAAGGGAGCTATGAGGTCACCAATTCAATAATCAAACCCGGTGGGGGTGAAATGCTGGTTGAAACAGCGGTGAAGCTTTTAAAGGAAGCAAAGGACGGGCTTAAATAA
- a CDS encoding AraC family transcriptional regulator, with amino-acid sequence MKAVEWRLPQEIDKSFILFEEKGTYFVYPWHYHPEYELVLITKSTGRRMVGDHIGYFQEGDLVLMGPALPHVWVNDDVYVKGEASTPAEAIVVQFVPEFLGQHFLNIPEIEPFRKILLKSKRGLAIRGKACKMITSLMIKMRGQNGLQRLASLLTIFDILSGTRDYELLASPTYEQSIQATDYSDRFSKITDYIMRNFNNDIALHEIAGVANMGVTAFCNFFKQHHKATFVEYLNIVRIGHACKLLGEKNFNVVEIAYECGYNTLANFNRQFKKIKSMTPSEYRKTLHV; translated from the coding sequence ATGAAAGCTGTCGAGTGGCGGTTGCCGCAGGAAATTGATAAGTCATTTATTCTGTTTGAAGAAAAGGGAACTTACTTTGTCTATCCCTGGCATTACCATCCCGAGTACGAACTTGTATTGATCACTAAAAGCACAGGCAGAAGAATGGTGGGTGATCATATCGGATATTTCCAGGAGGGAGACCTGGTACTGATGGGACCTGCACTGCCACATGTTTGGGTAAATGACGATGTATATGTAAAAGGGGAGGCATCCACTCCCGCTGAAGCCATTGTTGTTCAGTTTGTGCCCGAATTTCTCGGTCAGCATTTTTTGAATATCCCTGAAATAGAGCCCTTCCGGAAAATTTTACTGAAGTCCAAGCGCGGACTGGCCATCCGGGGAAAGGCTTGTAAAATGATCACTTCCCTAATGATTAAAATGCGGGGGCAGAACGGGTTGCAGCGCCTGGCCTCTCTCCTCACCATATTTGATATTTTGTCTGGCACAAGGGATTATGAATTATTGGCGAGCCCTACCTATGAGCAATCCATACAAGCCACCGATTACTCCGATAGGTTCAGCAAGATAACGGACTATATCATGCGCAACTTCAATAATGATATAGCGCTTCACGAAATTGCAGGAGTGGCGAATATGGGCGTGACTGCTTTTTGTAATTTTTTTAAACAACACCACAAGGCCACGTTCGTAGAATATTTAAATATTGTGCGGATTGGCCATGCCTGTAAATTGCTGGGAGAAAAAAATTTCAATGTAGTTGAAATAGCCTATGAATGCGGCTATAATACGCTGGCTAACTTTAACAGGCAATTCAAAAAAATTAAAAGCATGACGCCTAGTGAATACCGTAAGACCTTGCATGTTTAA
- the hepC gene encoding heparin-sulfate lyase HepC produces MIIKKILPTILLMAFFYTGNTQQPALDKSAFAILNLDYPGLEQVKADVQAQHYDAAATALLAYYKKKSNKREPDFSAAEEDVDLNRSIDKATRAAADSALLHKFQPHKGYGFFYYGKDINWQYWPVKDNEVRWQLHRVKWWQSMALVYRATKEERYAKEWIYQFTDWAKKNAKGLSQENDKYAWRPLEVSDRILNLAPTFNIFVHSPNFTPAFLMKFLNNYHEQADYLSGNYAEQGNHRLFEAQRVLFAGVSFPEFKRAEAWRNSGVAILNAEIKKQVYPDGVQWELSPNYHVSMINTFLSALRSTQQAGMDQVFPASYKETVEKMILATINFSFPDYTYPVFSDAKLVEKSAMLKSYTSWAKAFPNNKVIQYYATDGKKGNPPAFLSHGLTTSGFYTFRNGWSNTSTVMVLKASPPGAFHAQPDNGTFELWIKGRNFTPDAGCYVYAGDSTIMKLRNWYRQTRVHSTLTLNNENMVITKAALQQWKTRKDLDILTYTNPSYPGLNHRRSVLFIDQKYFLIIDRAAGKDQGTVGVHFQLKENSNPVFNEQQHSVYTTFSDGNNLLIRNLDKEPVVLKKEEGKVSYAYRQELERPAFVFEKAKTSDAPQTFITILYPYNGQKAPEITLKENASNNYDAGTLSLVLTVDGKQKDITVRLVQ; encoded by the coding sequence ATGATCATAAAGAAGATATTACCCACTATTCTATTAATGGCGTTCTTTTACACCGGCAACACACAACAGCCGGCGCTTGATAAATCGGCCTTTGCCATCCTGAACCTGGATTATCCCGGACTGGAGCAGGTAAAAGCCGACGTGCAGGCGCAGCACTATGACGCCGCCGCAACCGCCCTGCTGGCGTATTACAAAAAGAAAAGCAACAAAAGGGAGCCGGATTTTAGTGCCGCTGAAGAAGATGTGGACCTGAACCGATCCATTGATAAAGCTACCCGCGCCGCAGCCGACAGCGCCTTGTTACACAAGTTCCAACCCCATAAGGGTTACGGCTTTTTTTATTACGGTAAGGACATTAACTGGCAATACTGGCCGGTGAAGGACAATGAAGTGCGCTGGCAGTTGCACCGGGTTAAATGGTGGCAATCGATGGCCCTGGTATACCGGGCTACAAAGGAAGAACGTTATGCAAAAGAATGGATATACCAGTTTACCGATTGGGCTAAAAAAAACGCAAAGGGCCTGTCTCAGGAGAATGATAAATACGCCTGGCGCCCGCTGGAGGTATCGGACCGTATTTTAAACCTGGCACCCACCTTCAATATATTTGTGCATTCGCCCAACTTCACCCCAGCGTTCCTGATGAAGTTCCTTAACAATTATCATGAACAGGCTGATTATTTGTCGGGCAACTATGCCGAACAGGGTAATCACCGTCTGTTTGAGGCACAGCGGGTGCTTTTTGCAGGGGTTTCCTTTCCGGAATTTAAAAGAGCCGAAGCCTGGAGAAACAGCGGCGTGGCGATCCTGAACGCTGAAATAAAAAAACAGGTATACCCGGACGGGGTGCAATGGGAGCTGTCGCCCAACTATCATGTGTCTATGATCAACACCTTCCTAAGCGCGCTTCGTTCCACGCAGCAGGCGGGTATGGACCAGGTTTTCCCGGCGAGTTATAAGGAAACCGTTGAGAAAATGATCCTTGCTACGATCAACTTTTCTTTCCCGGATTATACCTACCCGGTTTTCAGCGATGCCAAGCTGGTGGAAAAATCGGCTATGCTGAAGTCTTACACCAGTTGGGCCAAAGCCTTTCCCAACAATAAAGTGATCCAATATTATGCTACCGACGGCAAAAAAGGCAACCCACCCGCCTTTCTTTCACACGGCTTAACCACCTCCGGCTTTTACACTTTCCGGAACGGATGGAGCAATACTTCTACGGTTATGGTATTAAAAGCCAGCCCCCCGGGAGCCTTTCATGCCCAGCCGGATAACGGTACTTTTGAGCTGTGGATCAAAGGCCGCAATTTTACCCCGGATGCGGGTTGTTATGTATATGCCGGTGATTCCACGATCATGAAACTCCGTAACTGGTACCGGCAAACCCGCGTACATAGCACATTAACGCTGAACAATGAAAATATGGTGATCACCAAGGCGGCGCTGCAACAATGGAAAACAAGAAAAGATCTTGATATTCTTACGTACACTAACCCCAGCTACCCCGGCCTCAATCACCGGAGATCTGTGTTGTTTATTGACCAAAAGTATTTCCTGATCATCGACCGCGCCGCAGGAAAAGATCAGGGAACTGTTGGCGTCCATTTTCAGCTCAAAGAAAACAGCAATCCTGTTTTTAACGAACAGCAACACAGCGTATATACCACTTTCAGCGATGGCAATAACCTGCTGATCCGGAACCTGGATAAAGAGCCGGTTGTATTAAAAAAGGAGGAAGGAAAAGTATCCTACGCTTACCGCCAGGAATTAGAACGCCCTGCCTTTGTTTTTGAAAAAGCAAAAACATCGGATGCACCACAAACCTTCATTACCATCTTATATCCCTATAATGGTCAGAAAGCGCCGGAGATCACTTTAAAAGAAAACGCATCTAATAATTATGACGCAGGCACTCTCTCCCTTGTACTGACCGTTGACGGCAAACAGAAAGATATTACGGTAAGGTTAGTACAATAG